One window of Nostoc sp. UHCC 0926 genomic DNA carries:
- a CDS encoding ASCH domain-containing protein has product MKALSVRQPWAWAIIYALKDIENRGWPINYRGDILIHAAKTCTKKEYQLTKEFCQGMGVVIPELISLRRGQVIGIVTIVDCKFSQIASGWGMPGQYHCQLENPREITPIPYIGRLGIFEVPDDLVMEVAA; this is encoded by the coding sequence ATGAAAGCGCTATCTGTTCGTCAACCTTGGGCATGGGCAATTATTTATGCTCTTAAAGACATAGAAAACCGTGGCTGGCCTATCAATTATCGCGGCGACATTCTTATTCACGCCGCCAAAACCTGTACCAAAAAAGAGTACCAGCTAACGAAAGAATTTTGCCAAGGGATGGGGGTAGTAATCCCAGAACTAATCTCTCTACGTCGCGGCCAAGTCATCGGTATTGTCACAATAGTTGATTGCAAGTTTTCACAAATTGCGTCTGGCTGGGGAATGCCTGGGCAATACCACTGTCAGCTGGAGAATCCACGCGAGATCACACCAATTCCTTACATTGGGCGGTTGGGGATTTTTGAAGTACCCGATGATTTGGTCATGGAGGTGGCTGCTTGA
- a CDS encoding DNA cytosine methyltransferase, with translation MTKTVPMIRTLQHLGATREDIIAFIKKAKTKKPSPKSDVCKNFDNTKLKPVLPDDAPIAVVLFAGGGGIEAGVVQAGIRPVIAVEFDPTKPDLSRAFVEDVAEGIALNHHRNFHEYGCKIIQLTVQEVARLGFLGFPRRPDYLHASPVCANFSQAHTAKAGIALETADDLSAALAVAEAIRQLQPRVFTLENVPRYQNSQSFSIILDALEQEGYSVNYSVVNMADFGLPQARRRLVLIASRGFSVAIPAHRKPIGWYEAIAHLIPMMSDSQLLPKQRQAVEQFLTANEPTPLLLERVGGRNRLKYKPGHLPSNTILRSHFTDHKGCNRSKFTDIWLPDGTVKSLSIEGAAKLQGFPDWYEFPNETATAGSIIGYSVPPSFATQLFMSAQSYSYVGNS, from the coding sequence TTGACTAAAACAGTCCCCATGATTCGCACACTACAACACCTTGGGGCAACCAGGGAAGATATTATCGCCTTTATCAAAAAAGCGAAAACCAAAAAGCCATCACCAAAATCAGATGTCTGCAAAAATTTTGATAACACAAAATTAAAACCAGTTCTTCCAGATGATGCACCGATTGCTGTAGTACTTTTCGCTGGTGGCGGTGGGATTGAGGCGGGGGTGGTGCAAGCCGGGATTCGTCCAGTCATTGCGGTGGAGTTCGACCCCACAAAACCAGACTTGAGCAGGGCGTTCGTCGAAGACGTTGCCGAAGGCATCGCTCTCAACCATCACCGTAACTTTCATGAATATGGCTGCAAAATCATTCAGCTAACAGTTCAAGAAGTAGCACGGTTAGGATTTCTAGGTTTTCCCCGTCGCCCCGATTACCTCCACGCCTCCCCGGTGTGTGCCAACTTCAGTCAAGCTCACACTGCAAAAGCGGGTATTGCGCTTGAAACGGCTGACGATTTGAGTGCAGCACTAGCTGTAGCAGAAGCCATCCGACAGTTGCAGCCACGGGTATTCACTCTCGAAAATGTCCCACGCTATCAGAACAGTCAGAGTTTTAGTATCATCCTGGATGCTTTGGAGCAAGAGGGATACTCGGTCAATTACAGCGTGGTCAACATGGCTGACTTTGGGTTGCCCCAGGCGCGGCGGCGGTTAGTCCTGATTGCCAGTAGAGGTTTTAGCGTTGCAATACCAGCTCACAGAAAACCAATAGGTTGGTATGAGGCAATAGCCCATCTCATCCCCATGATGTCTGATTCACAACTACTCCCCAAACAACGGCAAGCGGTAGAACAATTTTTGACGGCTAACGAACCAACGCCATTGCTACTAGAGAGAGTTGGGGGACGCAACAGACTAAAGTACAAGCCTGGGCATCTACCCTCTAATACCATACTGCGATCGCATTTTACAGATCACAAAGGTTGTAACCGTAGCAAGTTCACTGATATCTGGTTGCCGGATGGTACGGTTAAGTCTTTGTCTATTGAGGGGGCTGCGAAGTTACAAGGCTTTCCCGATTGGTACGAATTTCCCAATGAAACTGCTACGGCGGGGTCAATTATCGGCTACTCTGTCCCTCCCAGTTTTGCGACTCAATTATTCATGTCGGCACAAAGTTATAGCTATGTAGGCAATAGCTAA